From the Methanonatronarchaeum thermophilum genome, the window TAATTAACCTCTTTTACAGGTTCATTAGTTTCGGAATCAAAATCATGATTTCCAAGTATGTAACTCCAATTATGGTCTAATTTGTTCATTGTTTCATCAAACTCAGCAACGTAACTAGATCCATCATGTACTAAATCGCCTAGAATGACTGCATAATCAGTAGGGACAGTATTAATATCTTCTACAGCGGTTTGAAGCTCACCTTGATAGTTAGTATGGCCTAAATGTGTATCTGCAGCTATCCACCAACTAATTTCAGTTCCTATTTGGTTTTCTGACAACTCATCCATTAAAGAAACTTCAAAAGAAAGTCGGTAGTCCTCAATGTCATCAACAGAAGCATTATCGTTAAAATCATCAACCAACCCATAACCTACCTGAACACCTCCGAACAAAAAACCAAAAAGGCATAATAGTCCAAAAAGACCTATAAATCCATTCTTAATATTCAAATTATCTCCTACCATTCAAAAATGATTTTCAACCAAACAACAATACGGTTTATTTTAAACACTTTCTTAAATACCTTTTTATTTGAAATAGTTATCTATTTTGGTGACCAAAAAACTAACTTAAAAAACTGCAATCAAGTTAAATTAAACCAATAAAAAACTAATTAATTTTTGGCATGAAAAATCACCGTCCGAAATATCTGGTTTATAGGGTGTGAAGATGCCAATAGGTGGTATATATGAAAGAGATGACCTACACAAATGTTAGGAATGCATTTTCAGGTGAGAGCCAAGCGCATATGAGGTATATGTTATATTCTGAAGTTGCTATGGATGAAGGGTTTGAGGGCGTATCACTCCTCTTCGATGCAGTTGTGTTTGCTGAGAAAGTGCATGCTAAAAACCTACTTGAAATCAGTCCGGAAGGTGTTAAAGCCTCCACAGCGCCAATGCACTCTGGATTAGAGAGTACAACTGAAAACCTAGATAAATCGATCCATGGCGAAAAGTTTGAGACCGAAGAGATGTATCCATCTTACTACGAAGTTGCAAAAAAACAAGGGGAGTCAAAAGCAACAAGGGTATTCAGTTGGGCGATGAAAGCAGAAAAAGAACACGCAGAACTATTCAAAAAAGCTAAAAATAAAGTTGAAGAAGGAAAAGACATTGATATCGAACTCATAAACGTATGTTCAAGATGTGGATACACAGTAGATGACAAAGCACCAGAAAAATGCCCTATATGCGGAGCACCAAAACTAAAATTCAAAGAATTCACAAAAAACACCAAATAAAAAGACAGTAGAAAAAATAAAAAAACATAACGAAATAGCATATAGTTAGGTAAGTAGGTTTATTGTTTTTCAAGAAAAACACTAAAAAGAACCGATATATAGACCCCACGAATCCGAGTAATTCTTAATGTAAATTGGTTTGAGTAGTTGTTCGAATCAAAAAATTTTATATAGAACTCGGAGAAATGAATATCACATTTTTAGCGCTCCTATTTTACATATTTGGAGTGGGTCCGTTTGGGTCATAAATTATGGTTACACCTCATACTTGGAGGATAAATTTTGAGAGAAGATATGGAAAGCGATGAAGAGGAGTCGAAGATATTTGCTCTTAAGACAACTGCAAATCAAGAAAAAGCAGTTGCTGATATGATATATCAGATTGCAAAGAGAGAAAAACTCGATATTAGAGCGGTTCTCTCTCCAAACTCGCTTAAAGGATATGCATTAGTAGAGGCCCCTAGATCAGATATATTGATAGAGGCCTCTGAAAGCATACCTCATTCAAGAGGTATAGTGGAAGGTGAAATACCTTTAGAAGAGGTTGAACACTTCCTAACTCCGAAGCCTGCAGTATCTGGGATATCGGAAGGAGATATCGTTGAACTTATTGCAGGGCCATTTAAAGGCGAGAAAGCTAGAGTTAAAAGAATTGATGAAGCTAAAGAAGAAATAGTTCTCGAACTGTTCGAGGCTATGGTTCCTATACCTGTAACTGTACAGGGAGATCACGTAAGAGTTTTAGATCAAAAAGAGGAGGTAGAAGATTAAAATGGAAGAAATTAGTGCTTTAGTTGACGCTGGAAACGTAAGTCCAGGCCCACCGCTCGGACCGAAACTAGGTCCGTTAGGAGTCAACATACAACAAGTGGTGGAAGACATAAACAAAGAAACTAAGGATTTTGAGGGAATGCAAGTCCCTGTAACACTACAAGTAGATCCTGAAACGAAAGAATATGAAATAGAGGTCGGAAAACCACCAACAACCGCGTTAGTGAAAAAAGAAGCAGGAGTAGAGAAAGGTAGTGGCAACCCAAGCAGTGAATATAATGGTAGTCTTTCAAAAGACAAATTAGAGAAAATAGCCGAAATGAAAAAAGAAGACCTCTTAGGAAAAGATACAGAACAAAGAATGAAAGAAGTTGCAGGTACCTGTCGGTCTATGGGAATTAAGATCGATGGAAAACCACCTCAGGAATTCATAGATTCACTATAAAAAAGGTGTTTAACTTTGATATCAAATGAAGAAATCTTGGAAAAGGTTGAAGAAACAGTTGACCTAGCTCCAGAAAGAGGTTTTAAAGAAAACGTAGATATGGCAATAAATCTAAAAAACGTAGACCTCTCAGATCCAAATAATAGAGTAGACCTGGAGATAGTTCTTCCAAACGGATTAGGAAAAGACGTAAAGGTATGCGTAATAGGCAATTCAGCTCAGATGTTGAATGCCGAAAACGCTGACAAAAAAATAACCCCTGAAGAACTCGAAAAACTCGGAAAAGAAAAATCCGAAGCAAGAGCCCTTGCAAAAGAAATGAACTTCTTCCTAGCCGAAGCCGACCTAATGCCAAAAATCGGTAAGTTATTAGGACCAATACTTGGACCAAGAGGCAAAATGCCCGACCCAGTAAGACCCGGCGAAGAAGTAGAACCCAAAATAAAGAGACTCAAAAACACAGTAAAACTCCGATCAGGAGAAAGCTCAACATTCCACACAACCATCGGAACAGTCGAACTAGGTCAAGAAAAAATATCAGAAAACATCAACACGATGCTAAAAAGACTTGAAAGAGACCTACCACAAGCAAGACAAAACATAGACTCCGTATACATAAAAACAACAATGGGGCCATCAGTGGAGTTGATCTAAAATGAGTAGCAAAGTAGCTGAATGGAAAGTAAACGAAGTTTCAAACCTATCAACCAAAATAGATAACAGCGAAGCCGTCGGCATCGTCGACATCGGAGGAATCCCAGCACGCCAACTACAAGAAATGAGAAGCAATCTAAGAGGCAAAGCAGACCTAAGGGTAAGTAGAAACACCCTAATAGAAATATCTCTAGATACAGCAGAAAAAGAAAACATAAAAGAACTAAAAGAATACTTAGAAGGACAAACCTCACTTGTCTTTTCAGATATAAATCCCTTTAAACTTTACAACATGCTTGAAGAGAGTAAGACCACTGCACCAGCTTCTGCAGGCGATATAGCCCAGAAAGACATAGTGGTCGAAGAAGGCCCTACATCACTAGAACCAGGGCCAGTTCTCAGTGACCTACAACAAGCCGGCTTGCCCGCCGGAATAGATGGAGGAGACGTTGTAATACAAAACACAACAACAATAGTCGAAAAAGGAGAAGAAATAAACGCAAAAGTAGCCGACGTACTAAGCAAACTCGACATCGAACCGATGGAAGTCGGATTAAAACTAAGGGCAGTCGTCGAAGAAGGAACAATATTTGAACCAGAAACACTCGCAATAGACATCGACAAATACAGAGAAGACATAACAACCGCACAATCCAGAGCACTAGCACTCGCAATGGGCATACAACATCCAACAGAAGAAACCATAAAACCACTAATACACAAAGCATACACCGAAGCACTAGCCGTAGGAATAGAAGCAGAAATCTTCGAACCAGAAGTACTAAAGAAGTTGGTCGCAAAAGCAAACATAGATGCGAGCACAATCTCTTCAAAGATTGGTGAAGACTTTTTACCCGATGAAGATTAAATCAATGGAGGTGTAATAAAAATGGAGTACATATATGCAGCTATGCTAGTTCATTCCGCTGGAAAAGAAGTAACAGAGGAATCAATTTCCGATGTATTAGGATCAGCTGGAGTAGAAATAGACGATTCAAGAGTTAAAGCACTTGTAGCAGCACTTGAAGACGTCGACATAGAAGAAGCAATAGAAAGCGGACAAATGGCCCAACCGGCCGCCGCACCAGCAACAGAAACAGCGGAAACAACAGAAGAAGCTGAAGAAGAAGCTGAAGAAGAAGCCGAGGAAGAAAAAGACGAAGAAGAAGCCGAAGAAGAAGCAGCAGAAGGACTTGGAGCGCTGTTCCAATAACACAGCAATCCAACCCTCTCCCAAAGAGAGGGAAACACCTTCCTCTTCCCTAATTTTAAAAAAAAATTTATTCTAAAACAAACTACAACACAAAAACCCTAAACTTCCAAATGACAACATAAACAATAAACTTTAAAAAATATTTTTTCTCGATATAGTTTTAATACTCTTTTCTTAAAGATCTAAGTAGGTTTGATTTAATTCTTCTTAAGATTTTTTTTCAAAACCTTTGATAGTTATCTAGATAATAAGTATTGTTAATGAGAGGAAATAGACTTGGTGGTAAACCAGGTGGTAGTGAGGAGTCTAAGAGATATAAACGTATTTTGATGAAACAGATTAAAGCTTTAAACAACCACCTGCCTCAAAGAAGAGCTAGTTTAAAAAAACTAACCGAAAACCCTGAATTAGAACTAAAAACTCGTAAAGGCGAGAAATTTACAGTAAACTCAGATGAAATTGAAAGGATTTCAAAAATAGTTCCAAAAAGATATTGGGAAACACTCAAAATACCGATATACATCGAAATCAACAGAAAACACTCCAAAGGTACATATAAAATATCGGGAAGGTATGCAACCATGGTAGTCAGCGAGATACTAAACAGAGGTATCGATGAAGATAAAGAACAACTCTTCATATACCGTCCAGAAGTAATTGAACTACGAAGAGAACTAAAAACTACAACTGAATATATGTTTGCAGCTAGAATCTAAAAACTAACAAACTAATAAAAAACCAACTCATTAGTTGTCCAAAATCTTTCAACTCTTAACACAAAACTAAAAACCTTCTCGCTTCTACACCAATTAGTCTATGTCCTCTAACTACAGTGTTTGGTTTCTGTTTTTTGTTAGAAGCTATTCATTTCTTTTTGGGTTATCTTTTTAATTAAAGCTGTTTCAAGTGAAGCTGCTATCAACAATATTGGAAGAACTATGAACACGAATACAGGTAGTAGTTCGTAGAAGATGTTTAGGGAAAGACCTGTATCTAAAATCTCTAGACCCATCTCTATTCCGATTGAGAATGAAATCCAGCTTGCGGGAAGTTCGAGCCATGCTACAGGGTTCAAAAACATCATGGCGAAACTTATTTTATCGAACTCCTTCATTGAAACGACACCTAGATGGAGGCCAAGGAAGTAGGCCAGTATAAAAGGCAGTACTACTAAGAAACCGGATATAAAGTTGACAAGTAATGAGAATGAGTTGAATGTGAAAATAAATACTAGAATCTTAAGCCAGTGGTCTTGTGGTCCTATCTTTCTTTTAACCCAACTCCAAATCCAGGTAGGATATTTGATTAATATATTGATTTCCCAACGCCAAACAGGGTAAGCTGATATATAACCAATTAGGAATATTAATGCTGAGACTAAAAACCATTTCCAACTAATTAAACTAACTAAATCCATTACCATATTATAAACACCAAACTAAACGGTAAAACAACTTGATGTGCATGGGTTTTTTTTATATTTTTTTGGCTATTTCTTTCGCGAAGTATGTTATTATTATATCGGCTCCGGCTCTTTTGATAGATATCAAGGATTCGTTAATCACTTCTTCAGACATGATATCCTTTTTTATGGATTGTTTCAACATTGAGTATTCTCCACTTACTTGGTATGCAGCTATTGGTAGGTTAAATCTTTCTGAGGTATCTCTTATGATGTCGAGGTAGGGGAGTGCTGGTTTAACCATTAACATGTCTGCGCCTTCAACTGCATCTATGTTGTTTTCTCTAATCGCTTCTTTTCTCTGAGTTATGGCCATTTGATATCCTTTTCTGTCTCCGAAACTTGGTGTTGATTCTGCTGCATCTCTAAATGGTCCATAGTAGTTGGAAGCGTATTTAGCGGAGTAACTTAAGATAGATGTTGATGTAAATCCTTCACGGTCTAATCCATCTCTTAATGCTGCTACCATTCCATCCATCATTCCACTTGGAGCAACTATATCTGCACCTGATTCGGCATGACTGACGGCTGTTTTTGATAGTAACTCAAGGGTCTCATCGTTGTCAACAACGCCGTTTTTGATTAAACCACAGTGACCATGGTCTGTGTATTCACATAAACAGACATCTGAAATTAAAGTTAGATTTGTTTCCTTGTTGATCTTTTTTAAAGCTTGTTGAACTACTCCATCCTTTTTAAAAGCAAAAGACCCAACTTCATCTTTTTTTTCAGGTATGCCAAATAGGATTATTGATGGTATCCCTAGGTCTTCAACTTCTTTAGCAACCTCTACAGCCTTTTCAACTGGATACCTGTAAACACCATCCATGCTGGATATCTCAATTGGTTTATCTCTTTTTTCAACAAATAATGGATAGACAAGGTCGTCTGTAGTTAACTTTGTTTCTGAGACAAGTCTTCTGGTTGATTCCTTGTTTCTCAGCCGCCTCAATCGGTTTATTGGGTACATACAAAAAATATCGCACTATACAAAATTAATTCTTTAGGAAAAATAGACAAAATTGAGTCTTTAGAAAACAATTAAGTATAAAATAAAAACTTATTTAAAATTCTTTATAGATATTATCAAAAGTTTAATTAGGGATGTTTTACATATTAACTGTCTAGCTCACCTTGGTGGGGTTTTAAAATAACTAGGTTAAGTAGTTTTTGATTTAACCCCCTACTTAAAGGTTTTGATGTAGAAATTAAATATTTGCCCAAAAAAGCGTTTTCGTTGAGGAATATACATGATTTACAATGTCAATTAGGGCAGTTTCTTAACGCTGACAAAAAAATATATAAGTTCTTATTTAAAAATCCTAGGTGAGTAATTTCTAAGGAGGATGAAAAACAATGGAAGATAACATCGATTTATATAGTGACAGAGGTGAACTCCTCGAAAGCGACGTACCACTCAAAGCGATATCTCCGCTGCACAACAATGCAATTAAAACAACGTTTTCTCTTGCTAAACGCATGGTTGTAGCAGACCTAGCTGGAATGGAGAAAGACCTAGAGACCGGAAAGGTCGGAGGCCTCGGGTTCCAAATAAAAGGAAGAGAACTTGAACTAGACATAGTAGCAAAAGCTGAAGAGATAGCAGAAGCAGTTGAAGATAAAATAAAGGTTATCGAAGACGACGACACAGACGTCGACATAGTTGCCGACGGAGAAAGGCTATTTATAAGGGTACCAGAAGAAAGATTCGAAGCTGGTGTCGAATACACAACAGGACTTTCAGCAGCTGCATCCGCAGTAACTGAAGCCGTAGTAGAAGTATTCGACGTCGATATGTTTGATTCAAATATGGTTCACGCAGCAGTTTGGGGAAGATATCCACAAACAGTTGAACTAACTGGATCAAACCTAGACACACTTCTCGACATACCACAAAGAAACGAAGGAATAGGATACGCACTCCGAAACATAATGGTGAACGACGTTGTAGCTTCAACACAGAAAAACGCAATGCAAGCAACCGCATTGTCAATGGTTCTTGAACAAGGAGCTATGTACGAAACAGGAGACGCAGTAGGTTCATTCGAAAGAAAACAACTACTAGAACTCGCATACGGTGGACTAAACGCAGACAACATCGTATACAGCTTAGTAGAACAAAACGCACAAAACGGAACAGTAGGAGACGTAGTCGAATCACTAGTAGCACGAGCACTAGACGACGGAGTAATCAAAGTAAAAGAAACCCTACCATCAGGATACGACGTGTACGAAACAGACGACAGCGCCCTATGGAACGCATACGCAACAGCAGGTATGATGGCAGCAGTAATGGTAAACTGTGGTGCAATGAGAGCAGCACAAGCCGTACCATCAACAATACTCTACTACAACAACCTACTTGAAAGAGAAACAAGCCTACCAGGCGTAGACTTCGGAAGAGCAGAAGGTACATCAGTAGGAATGTCGTTCTTCTCACACTCAATATACGGCGGTGGAGGACCAGGTATATTTAAAGGAAACCACATCGTTACAAGACACGCAAAAGGCGCAATGATACCAGCTATCTCAGCAGGTGTATCACTAGACGCAGGAACACAAATGATGTCCCCAGAATCAACATCAAGCCTCAAGTTCGACACATTCGGCGAAATACCTGAATTCCGAACACCAATGGACGAAATAGCAAAAGCAGCAGCAGAAAGAAAGGGGGAGTTGGCCTAAAAATGCCAACGCAGGTCCAAATATTCCCAGACAGATTATTACTCGGAGACACCGCGAGTGAAGTGATAACACAACTCTCCGAAATCGATGAAGTCAGAGAAATCGTGGTCACAGGCCCAAGAATACCAAAGAGAGTACCGTATGGACCTGCAAAAGGAATCGAAAACCCACATACCGAGAGGAAGAAACTAAAAATAATGGATAAAGAAACCGATCTCGAAGTCAAAGTGGGAAGAATAATACTAGACCTAGACGCCGAAGACGATGACGTAGACCCCATAATAGGGGATATAACAGAAATATGCGATATAAAGATATCCTGCGACTACAACATCGAAACTGGACAATACACGAAGCCAAAACCCACTGTGACTGAGTATATGAGATATGGTAAAAAACCAGATAAAGAAAATAAAGATAAATAAAATGTTGAAAACTAGAGGTGAAATATAAATGAGTTACGAAGCCCAGAGGTACCCAGGTAGTACCACACCTGCAGAAAACAGAAGAAAATACATGGATCCAGATTACGAGTTAGAGAAACTACGAGAAATATCAGATGATGATGTCACAATTCTACTAAGCCATCGAGAACCAGGAGAAGCGTTTAAAAGCGTACATCCACCACTTGATGAGCTGGATGAACCAGATTGTCCAATAAGAGAAATGGTAGAGCCAACAGAAGGCGCAAAAGCCGGAGACCGAATAAGATACGTACAATTCACAGACTCCGTATACAACGCACCGCTCCCACCATTCATGAGAGCATACATGTACATGACAAGATACAGAGGAATCGACACCGGAACACTCTCAGGAAGACAAGTAATCGAAGCAAGAGAAAGAGACGTTGAAAAAATAAGCAAAGAACTCCTAACAACAGAAGTGTTCGACCCAGCAAAAACAGGCCTAAGAGGCGCAACCGTTCACGGACACGCCGTAAGGCTTGACGAAAACGGATTAATGTTCGACGCACTACAAAGATACCAGTTCAATGAAGACACAGGCGAAGTCGAATATGTAAAAGACCAGATAGGGGTCCCACTCGACCAACCAATATCATTCGGAAAACCAATGAGCGAAGAAGACCTACTTGAAAGAACATGTATCTTTAGAGAAGACGGCAAACCATTCTCAGAAGATGAGGAAGTTGTCGAATTCACACAAAGAGTACACAAACTAAGAACACTAGCTGGATATAATCCTTCTTCAATGGAGGGTGAATAAAAATGGCAGATAAAGAGAAAAGATTCATAAAGGCGCTTAAAAATAAATTCGAAGAAGAACCAACAGATACAAAAACACATTTCTACGACCTAGGCGGATACAAACAATCCGAAAGGAAAAAAGAATTCCAAGAAAGAGCAGCACAAATAGCAAAAGAAAGAGGCACACCATCATTAAATGAAGACATAGGTGTCCCGCTTGGACAGCGTGTTTTAATGCCTTACCAACTTAGCCACACAGACACAATGGTTGAGCCTGACGACCTACATATAATCAACAACGCTGCAATGCAGCAAGCTTGGGACGATATCCAAAGAACAGTTATCGTTGGTTTGGATACCGCTCACCAAGTGATGGAGAAAAGACTAGGAGTCGAAGTTACTCCAGAAACAATAAACGAATACCTAGAGGTATTCAACCACACACAGCCTGGAGGTGCTGTTGTCCAAGAGCACATGGCTGAGTGTAACCCAGGAGTAACAGGTGATGCATACGTCAAAGTCTTCACAGGAAATGACGAATTAGCAGACGAAATAGATGACAACCTACTCATCGACATTAATGAGAACTTCCCTGAAGATCAAGCCGAACAACTTAAAGAAGCAATAGGCGATTCTCTCTGGCAAGCAATCCGCGCACCAACCATAGTAACACGAGTAATGGACGGCGCAACTATCCGTAGATGGGCTGCAATGCAAAGCTCCATGGCATTCATCTCAAGCTACAGCCTCTGTGCAGGTGAAGCAGCAATCGCAGACTTCGCATACGCATCCAAACACTCCAAAGTCATTAACATGGCAAGCGCAATGCCAAGAAGAAGAGCAAGAGGAGAAAACGAACCAGGTGGAATACCATTCGGATACATGGGAGACATAGCCCAATCATTCAGAACAAACCCAGACGACCCATCAAGAGCAACACTCGAAACAATCACACTAGCAGCCGTACTATACGACCAACTCTACCTCGGAGGATACATGTCCGGTGGAGTCGGATTCACACAATACGCAACAGCAACATACACAGACGACATACTTGACGACTTCGTATACCACGGAGCAGAACTAATAGACGAAAAATTCGGTGGACTCGGAAACGTAGAACCAACAATGGAAAACGTCGAAGAAATCGCAACCGAAATGACAGACTACTCCCTAAGCGCATACGAAGACTACCCAGCAGCAATGGAAGCACACTTCGGAGGATCACAAAGAGCAGCAGTAGTAGCTGCATCTGCCGGAGTAGCCGCAAGCATGGCTACCGGAAACGCCAACGCAGGAGTCAACGGATGGTACCTATCACAACTCCTACATAAAGAAAGAGCAGGCAGACTCGGATTCTATGGATACGACCTACAAGATCAGTGTGGATCTGCAAACAGCCTATCCATAAGAAGCGACGAAGGAGCACCATTCGAACTAAGAGGACCAAACTACCCCAACTACGCAATGAACGTCGGACATATGAGCGCATACGCAGGAATCGCCGCAGGTGGCCACTGGGCCAGAGGTGACGCATGGGTAGCAAGCCCAATAATCAAAGTAGCGTTCTCCGACAACGACCTATCCTTCGACTTTGCAAACGTAAACGAGGAAGTAGGACGCGGTGGACTCAGAGAATTCGAACCAGAAGGAGAGAGATCTGGAATTATATCACCATAATTCTCTCCCTCCCTTTTTCTTTTTTTATTTTATTTTATTCTATTCTATTCTATATTATCATCTTATACTCACAGTTTTTTCTAAAAAAATAGTTGTAACGATTTAAGCCAGATATATAACTAGATATCTAGGTGATGAACCTAAATAGAAAATAAAACCTAACAAACTAAATAAACAGATACTTATTAATAACTTAACAGTTTCTAAAAACAATAGATAGTTTATAGTTGTCAAAATCGATGAGAGATTATTGATGAATGAAAAACAAAGTAAAAGATTCATAAAGGCGCTTAAAAATAAATTCGAAGAAGAACCAACAGATACAAAAACACATTTCTACGACCTAGGCGGATACAAACAATCCGAAAGGAAAAAAGAATTCCAAGAAAGAGCAGCACAAATAGCAAAAGAAAGAGGCACACCATCATTAAATGAAGACATAGGTGTCCCGCTTGGACAGCGTGTTTTAATGCCTTACCAACTTAGCCACACAGACACAATGGTTGAGCCTGACGACCTACATATAATCAACAACGCTGCAATGCAGCAAGCTTGGGACGATATCCAAAGAACAGTTATCGTTGGTTTGGATACCGCTCACCAAGTGATGGAGAAAAGACTAGGAGTCGAAGTTACTCCAGAAACAATAAACGAATACCTAGAGGTATTCAACCACACACAGCCTGGAGGTGCTGTTGTCCAAGAGCACATGGCTGAGTGTAACCCAGGAGTAACAGGTGATGCATACGTCAAAGTCTTCACAGGAAATGACGAATTAGCAGACGAAATAGATGACAACCTACTCATCGACATTAATGAGAACTTCCCTGAAGATCAAGCCGAACAACTTAAAGAAGCAATAGGCGATTCTCTCTGGCAAGCAATCCGCGCACCAACCATAGTAACACGAGTAATGGACGGCGCAACTATCCGTAGATGGGCTGCAATGCAAAGCTCCATGGCATTCATCTCAAGCTACAGCCTCTGTGCAGGTGAAGCAGCAATCGCAGACTTCGCATACGCATCCAAACACTCCAAAGTCATTAACATGGCAAGCGCAATGCCAAGAAGAAGAGCAAGAGGAGAAAACGAACCAGGTGGAATACCATTCGGATACATGGGAGACATAGCCCAATCATTCAGAACAAACCCAGACGACCCATCAAGAGCAACACTCGAAACAGTAGCGTTATCTGCAATGATTTACGACCAACTTTATTTAGGTGGTTATATGTCTGGTGGTGTTGGTTTTACACAGGATGGTTGTTGTCATTATACAGATGACATACTTGACGATTTTGTTTATTATGGTAAGGAGTTGGTTGTTGATCGTTTTGGTGAAGTTGGGTCTGCTCCAGTAAATCTTGATGTTGTCAGTGAATTAGCAACTGAAGTTAACGATTATGCTTTGGGTTGTTATGAGGATTTTCCAAGTGCTATGGAGACACATTTTGGAGGTTCTCAAAGAGCTGCTATTGGAGGTATTG encodes:
- the mcrG gene encoding coenzyme-B sulfoethylthiotransferase subunit gamma — its product is MSYEAQRYPGSTTPAENRRKYMDPDYELEKLREISDDDVTILLSHREPGEAFKSVHPPLDELDEPDCPIREMVEPTEGAKAGDRIRYVQFTDSVYNAPLPPFMRAYMYMTRYRGIDTGTLSGRQVIEARERDVEKISKELLTTEVFDPAKTGLRGATVHGHAVRLDENGLMFDALQRYQFNEDTGEVEYVKDQIGVPLDQPISFGKPMSEEDLLERTCIFREDGKPFSEDEEVVEFTQRVHKLRTLAGYNPSSMEGE
- the mcrA gene encoding coenzyme-B sulfoethylthiotransferase subunit alpha, producing MADKEKRFIKALKNKFEEEPTDTKTHFYDLGGYKQSERKKEFQERAAQIAKERGTPSLNEDIGVPLGQRVLMPYQLSHTDTMVEPDDLHIINNAAMQQAWDDIQRTVIVGLDTAHQVMEKRLGVEVTPETINEYLEVFNHTQPGGAVVQEHMAECNPGVTGDAYVKVFTGNDELADEIDDNLLIDINENFPEDQAEQLKEAIGDSLWQAIRAPTIVTRVMDGATIRRWAAMQSSMAFISSYSLCAGEAAIADFAYASKHSKVINMASAMPRRRARGENEPGGIPFGYMGDIAQSFRTNPDDPSRATLETITLAAVLYDQLYLGGYMSGGVGFTQYATATYTDDILDDFVYHGAELIDEKFGGLGNVEPTMENVEEIATEMTDYSLSAYEDYPAAMEAHFGGSQRAAVVAASAGVAASMATGNANAGVNGWYLSQLLHKERAGRLGFYGYDLQDQCGSANSLSIRSDEGAPFELRGPNYPNYAMNVGHMSAYAGIAAGGHWARGDAWVASPIIKVAFSDNDLSFDFANVNEEVGRGGLREFEPEGERSGIISP
- the mcrA gene encoding coenzyme-B sulfoethylthiotransferase subunit alpha, with protein sequence MNEKQSKRFIKALKNKFEEEPTDTKTHFYDLGGYKQSERKKEFQERAAQIAKERGTPSLNEDIGVPLGQRVLMPYQLSHTDTMVEPDDLHIINNAAMQQAWDDIQRTVIVGLDTAHQVMEKRLGVEVTPETINEYLEVFNHTQPGGAVVQEHMAECNPGVTGDAYVKVFTGNDELADEIDDNLLIDINENFPEDQAEQLKEAIGDSLWQAIRAPTIVTRVMDGATIRRWAAMQSSMAFISSYSLCAGEAAIADFAYASKHSKVINMASAMPRRRARGENEPGGIPFGYMGDIAQSFRTNPDDPSRATLETVALSAMIYDQLYLGGYMSGGVGFTQDGCCHYTDDILDDFVYYGKELVVDRFGEVGSAPVNLDVVSELATEVNDYALGCYEDFPSAMETHFGGSQRAAIGGIAAGVTVGLATGHSQAGLSGWFLSQNQHKERCGRLGFYGYDLQDQCGYPNSFSYRTDESSPLELRGPNYPNAALNTEHMPAYAGICAAAHVGCGDAWVVNPFIKVAFSDDGLCFDFADINGMFGRGGKREFIPEGERSGILFY